Part of the Microbulbifer salipaludis genome is shown below.
TGCACTGGGTGAAGCGCTGATGTTCCACTTGCCGAAACTCAAGGTTCGCCGCGCCAGCTGTGGCACCGCCTGTTGGCTGGAACTCCCCGTACATATCGATCCGCTGCAGCTGCAGATTCGGGCCGAGCAGAATGGCCTGTTGCTGGAAACCATCAGTGACGGTCGTGCCGTGCGCCTTGGGTTTTCGGCAATCGACGCAGACAAGATCGAGCCCGGGGTGAAGGTGTTGGCGCAGCTGATCAGCGGAGAGCTGCATGCCGAGGAAGAAACGCTGGCACGGGCGAGCGGCCGCCACCTCACCGCCGACGACCTGCAGCGGGAAATGCCGGGGGCTATTTTTCTCGGTACTAACACCTTGGGCGAGTCGTATCGCATCGAGCTCAAGCCGGATGGCACCATGCTCGGGTATTCACGCAACGATGTGGAGATGGACGAAACCGATACCGGGCGCTGGTGGCTCGACGGCGACCAGTGGGTGCGTCAATGGCGCAACTGGTCCTACGGGCGCAAGGCCAGCTTCCATGTGGTCACCGATGGCCACCGGATCAAGTGGTTTAATGAGGCGGGCAAACTGATCGATACCGCGATCGTGGCCAACGAATAACGCCGGTCTTGGTCTGCGCTGGTTTATCCCGCGGGCTTGCGCACTTTGCGCTTGCGCCGCCGCCCGCTGTGCAGGCGCGCCAGCGCCCAGTCAATGTGCTCCTGCACCAGCGGGGTTGCCGCATCCCGGGCCTGTTCCAGTGCAGCGATGATTTCCGGGGCCGGGTCGGCATTGCCCAGCGCCACCGCCAGGTTGCGCTGCCAGCGCTCGAAGCCGATGCGGCGAATCGCCGAGCCCTCGGTCTTTTTCAGGAACTCGTCTTCCGTCCACTGAAACAGCGTCACCAGTTCCCCGTTATCCAGCCCGTGGCGGGGGTGAAAATCCGCTTCCGCGGTGGGTTTGGCGAATTTATTCCACGGGCAGATGATCTGGCAGTCGTCACATCCGAATACCCGGTTGCCCATCGGCTCGCGCAGTTCCTCGGGAATCGGGCCCTGGTTCTCGATGGTCAGGTAGGAAATACAGCGACGCGCGTCCAGCATGTAGGGGCCCGCAAACGCATCGGTGGGGCACACCTTCAGGCAGGCGGTGCACGTGCCGCACTGATTCGGTTCTGCACTGGACGTGACGGGCAGAGGCAGGTTGGTGTAAATCTCACCGAGAAAAAACCAGCTGCCCGCCTGGCTGTTGATCACCATGCAGTTTTTGCCAATCCATCCCAGCCCGGCCTTTTCCGCCAGTGCCCGCTCCATTACCGGTGCACTGTCGGTAAAGGCGCGGCCGCGGCTTTGAATACCCTGCGCATCACAGTAGCGCTCGATCTGTTGCGCCAGTTGTGCCAGTCGCTTGCGGATAAGCTTGTGATAATCACGACCGTTGGCGTAGCGCGAGACATAGGCTTTGTCCGGGCTCTTCAGGATTTTTACCGGCTGCGTATCCGGTGGCAGGTAATCCAGGCGCACACTGATTACCCGCAGGGTGCCTTCTTCCAGCAGTTCCGGTCGCCAGCGTTTTTCACCGTGGGCACCCATCCACTGCATATCGCCGTTGTAGCCAGCCTGCAGCCACTGCTGCAGGCGTTCGCCGTGCTGCTCCAGGTGGCAGTCGGTAATGCCCACCTGCTGAAAGCCGAGCTCCCGCCCCCAGCGCTGAATTTGCGCGGCGAGGTCTTGCAGGGTTTGAAGGTCGGGGGTGGCGCTCATGAAAA
Proteins encoded:
- the queG gene encoding tRNA epoxyqueuosine(34) reductase QueG, whose product is MSATPDLQTLQDLAAQIQRWGRELGFQQVGITDCHLEQHGERLQQWLQAGYNGDMQWMGAHGEKRWRPELLEEGTLRVISVRLDYLPPDTQPVKILKSPDKAYVSRYANGRDYHKLIRKRLAQLAQQIERYCDAQGIQSRGRAFTDSAPVMERALAEKAGLGWIGKNCMVINSQAGSWFFLGEIYTNLPLPVTSSAEPNQCGTCTACLKVCPTDAFAGPYMLDARRCISYLTIENQGPIPEELREPMGNRVFGCDDCQIICPWNKFAKPTAEADFHPRHGLDNGELVTLFQWTEDEFLKKTEGSAIRRIGFERWQRNLAVALGNADPAPEIIAALEQARDAATPLVQEHIDWALARLHSGRRRKRKVRKPAG